Proteins from a single region of Aquirhabdus parva:
- a CDS encoding MBL fold metallo-hydrolase: MDSNVYPQIAADYEKTFSLLKSLLADIFLGAHGSYFDLDMKYPGFQKVGFTVFVDSVGYQKFVKVRQQGFRE, encoded by the coding sequence TTGGATAGCAACGTCTATCCACAAATTGCGGCGGATTATGAGAAGACCTTTAGTCTGCTGAAGTCTTTGCTTGCTGATATCTTCCTTGGGGCGCATGGTAGCTACTTTGATCTAGATATGAAGTATCCGGGGTTTCAGAAGGTGGGATTTACGGTATTTGTGGATTCGGTTGGGTATCAGAAGTTTGTGAAAGTGCGGCAGCAGGGGTTTCGAGAGTAG
- a CDS encoding AraC family transcriptional regulator translates to MLRFAELRGATAEQLLANTGLAVTDLYTNNAHIQVWQHLVFLDNLRQIIRESSLAIEIGLASNLAKIGLYGMGLMSSTTLWEAVEFGRRYMRTQYPFFETTLEIQNDTVVITLHEIFPLERFRTFIVENFLIDAAEIYRSLMLGEYRPTKYQHFELYFDFPEPDYFAAYKERLPELHFNQPANQFRFPAKILQQPIHTANPALVHFATTHCELEMARLGLFTNWIDHVRALVICHEGAYPSIQSLADQLCMSARTLTRKLTEVGLSFSELLEEARLKDAQNFLKNTQFRMDDIAVKLGYQNSANFIRAFYRWTGITPSEYRKSLEQPKHAFDAK, encoded by the coding sequence ATGCTGCGATTTGCAGAACTTCGAGGTGCGACCGCTGAGCAGTTGCTGGCGAATACAGGACTTGCGGTCACTGACCTTTATACCAATAATGCGCATATTCAGGTCTGGCAACATCTAGTTTTTCTGGATAATTTACGGCAAATCATCAGAGAATCCAGCCTTGCGATTGAGATTGGACTCGCCAGTAATCTGGCTAAAATTGGTCTATATGGCATGGGTCTGATGAGTAGTACCACCCTATGGGAGGCCGTTGAGTTTGGTCGTCGCTATATGAGGACGCAATATCCCTTCTTCGAAACCACGCTTGAAATCCAGAATGACACGGTTGTGATCACCCTCCATGAGATCTTTCCCTTAGAGCGCTTTCGGACTTTTATCGTTGAAAATTTTCTCATTGATGCGGCAGAAATTTATCGCTCTTTGATGCTGGGTGAGTATCGACCCACGAAATATCAGCACTTTGAATTGTATTTTGATTTTCCTGAACCCGATTATTTTGCAGCGTACAAGGAGCGTTTGCCCGAGCTGCACTTTAATCAGCCTGCCAACCAGTTTCGCTTTCCCGCCAAGATTCTCCAGCAGCCGATTCATACGGCGAATCCGGCATTGGTGCATTTTGCCACGACTCATTGTGAGCTAGAGATGGCGCGCTTAGGACTGTTCACCAACTGGATTGATCATGTTCGCGCCTTAGTCATTTGTCATGAGGGGGCTTATCCGAGTATCCAGAGTCTGGCTGATCAATTGTGCATGTCGGCTCGCACGCTGACTCGGAAGCTTACCGAGGTGGGTTTGAGTTTTTCAGAGTTACTCGAAGAGGCTCGCTTAAAGGATGCCCAGAATTTTCTGAAAAATACCCAATTTAGAATGGATGATATCGCGGTGAAGTTGGGGTATCAGAACAGTGCGAATTTTATCCGCGCTTTTTATCGCTGGACGGGCATTACCCCAAGTGAATATCGTAAATCTCTTGAACAGCCTAAGCATGCGTTTGACGCTAAATGA